The Gavia stellata isolate bGavSte3 chromosome 1, bGavSte3.hap2, whole genome shotgun sequence DNA segment GAGCACCTGAACAGTcctttaatgcttttaaaatgcctgCATTACAGTTGAGCTTTTTTCCGTTTCTAGATCCAGCCATGCTACTGGAAGACGTGACTGCCCTTCCGGAGGTTCTTGCCCCACCAGCGAACTATGGCTCCCAGGAGCATTCCCTAATCTACTTTGGCACTTTAAAATCAGCTAGTTTAGCCCAAACCAAAGGAAGACAGGTGGTGGGTGAGCCGGTGAGATAGGAAGAAGGCAACCAAACAACAGCTATGTTAAGGAGAGAGAGGAGTAGGCAAAAAGGTAGCCCCTCTCCAAGTCACTGAAACTGTGGGACTGTCACTCTTGCTGTCAGAGAGGGAAAGCCTTGAACATGTCCATTTCACACTTTTTACCTTCAGCTGCTCCATTTTATATTGTATGTGTAGTTGTATTTTAAGTGCTTCTGTTCGTGTGTGATAAGCTTGGCTTGGGCTTGAGAAGGAAGAGCTTCTGAgaacaggaattaaaaatgctctgagagaggaaaaaagataatttttaatcCACTCCTTCAGATGTGTATGTGTAAGTGGTAGACACATCTTCTGCTTTCACTTatgtggaagaggaagagaatttATGCAGTTCATTTGTACTTTTTGGCCATGTTGGAGAGCTGGGACGTTATGAATCTAGGTCAGACAATATTTATTTCGTGTGACTCATCTTGTGTATGTGTGTAACTTGTGGATTTGAATCAAACATGCATATGTGAAACCCGGTACCTTGACCATGAATGATCACCACATAGTGGCATCCTGTAGAACTCAGACTTTGACAACAATACAAAAGAGGACAatctaaaagagaaaacaggtcAAAAGGCCTGTGGCACTGCTTCGAGAAGATGCATCTGATGGCTGAGCCTTTACCACatcaagtattttaaatatccaCAAGGCATGTTAAAACACTACAGTGTCATCATTTGTCATGTGTAGGTGCAGTACCTGCACagcgctgcctgcctgcctgcaggcaccgggGATGCTCCCAGGCACTACTTGTTTCACTAGCACCAATGTTGCTGGCAATGTATGCCTAATCGCAGAGCCTCATGGCCAAAAGGCACCTCCAGAGGCCAGGCAGGCTTGTGTCCCTCTTGCTAAGCACCTGGCTAGCCTGCTCCTAGGGGCACCCAGTGGTGGAGACTCCACCTGTCCTTTCCGGTGCTTCATCACCCGTCCTGAGAGAAGGTCCATCCTGATATCCACCCTTAAGGGGTTTTAAGACCATTTGGTTTTCTGTCTGGTTCCTTCCCCTGTGGTAGTTTCTCTGAGTGCTCTTACCATGTTTCTCTCATCTATGTCTTCCCTGAAGGGCAGCATGGTGCTCCAGCTGAGAGGGTAACAAGACTGCAAAGGGTTTAAGGGCTGCTACAGAAATCTCACGCATTATGTTCTTACTCATACATCCCAGCATGACATCTGTCCTTTTTGCCACAGCAGACACTGTCAGCCCACTGAAACTCTCAGCTCCTGTCCAGCCTGTGATTCATGGTAACCACAGATCTTTCTGTGCTGAACTGCtacctaaatattttttttctccttttgtgtttgcacagttcattatttctgcttaaaCATAGTACTTCGCAGCTGTCACTGTCTAATAGCATCCTGTGCATATTCTGACCATAGTTGCAATTTGTCAATGTAATTTTGTCCTCTCAGCTTCATGTCATCTGCAAATATAATAACCAGACTTTATTTCATCATCCAATTTGTTAATGAAAACACTAAATATCCCTAAACCTGGGACAGACTGGTCAAATCCCCACTCAGTGGTTCCCCCTACTCTGATAGTAAATCACTAATATCTCCACTCTGAGCACAGCTCTGTAACCAGCAAAAATAGTTTTGTCCAGACTGTTTCCTTAGCTTACACACAGAGTGTCATCTCAGACAAAACTCCTTCTGGAGTCAAGATATATGAcatcttcttcttttccttcatgtaCAAGCCTGTTAATTTGTTGTAATAGGAAATCAGAATGATCTGGGACTGTACATAGCTGACAGATCCATACTGGCTGGTACTCACCTGTATTCATCTTCTGTAGACTTATCATCAAAttgtttgtttcagtatttttctgagATGGACATTAATGTCACTGTTAATTCCTtgttccttcattttttccatatatgtgtgtacatatatcctttttttatatatatctccTTGTATATATAGATAGCTCCTTGCATTCACCATGTATGTCCTCCTCTGGTATTCCTCTCATCCTTCCCTAGGCCAGCTCTGAGATTTCACCATTCAGTTCCTCAGTGCCCTATGCTGAAGTTTATCAGGTCCATCTCATCTGAAAACATCAGATTTATCTAGGTGCTTTCTAAATATGTAGTTCAGCAGTTTCAGCAACTGTGACAATATCTGATGCATTTCACTTGGGCTGTAATAAACTAAGCACTACATCAGTGAcaacactgaaatcaatggaagtTGTTCTCATGTCGAAACTAAGCTCTCCGTGTTTCTGTAATCAACTGCAAAGTTGGAAGCAAGAGAACCCTGCACTTCCCAAATGTCTTTGGAAAGAGTCCAGTCGGGTGGTTTTAAATTCCACCTTCGAGGTGGCTtacaatcttttcttttcactccACATTCTTTGGTTGCTAAGAGAGGTATATATAAACCTGCTCCTGAGATAGCTTTTTGATAAGCGCTCtactgcagggagagggagaagccaGCTGCAATTCTTTCTACCATATCAACACACCTGCCTTTGCAGGAGCTTATAGCACCAAAGCCATCCCAGGTTTGCTGGGATTCCTTCATAACTTTAATGCAATTTCTGACTTAGTCACGTAATTGTTGCTCCTGGGCTGCTGGACTTATTTGCTCCACTTACACCTTGAAAGAGAGAGGATGGCCTGCTGGAAGTTACCTCCGATCACAACATAAAGTAGTAGGTTGCCACATGTGTTGAGTGCAGCCAGTGGCCGAGAGACGATATAGGCAGAGTAGATTTGTTTCTCCACGTGACAGCTGACTGGACACAACCGTAGTTCAATGCGAGCCGCCCAAAAGACATGGAAGGGGAGGAAGCACACATAGAAGACCACCAAGAGGATGACAGTGAGCCTGCGAGCCTTTTGTTTGTAGCAAGCCTGCGTGTGGGGCCCGGTAGCCAAGGTGTAAATAATGAGCGCGTAGCACAGAGTCACTGTCAGCAAGGGCAAGAAGAAGGCCAGGCCAGTCAGCAGCCAGTTATACCACCTGACTGTGCCCAGGTTTTCATTGCTGGTAAGGTCGAGGCATAAGGATCTGTTGTGTGCCTCTTTTGAGGAGTCCAAGAAGTTGATGGGGCTGACAGCTGCCAGTGAGATCACCCAAACGGCTGTGCAAGCCACCGCTGTCCACCGCTTCCTCTGGATGTGGAAGAACTTCACAGGGTGGACAACCACCACGTAGCGGAAGGCACTGAAGCAGGTGAGGAAGAGGATGCTGCTGTACAAGTTGAAGCGGAAGCCGAAGCGGATGAACTTGCACATGAATTCGCCAAAGATCCAGTGCTCCCCGCTGGCATAGTAGTGTATCAGGAAGGGAAGGCTGGTGAGGTAGAGCAGGTCTGTGAGCGCCAGGTTCAGCATGATGATGGTGTTGCTCTTCTGAGGCCTCATCTTGAAGCTGTAAACACAAATTGCAATGACGTTTCCCGGGAAGCCCACCAGGAAGATAATGCTGTACATAATGGGGAGGTACAAAGTCTTCAGACCAACATCTACATCAGTCCAGCTGGAAAAATGACCTTCAGTGTCTTGCCAGGTGGTGGGGTTGACTAAGTCATCATTTGTCGTGTTCATGTTTTTTCCTTAGTGCTTAAGGAACAGAGAAATGCTTAGTGTTCACTGGGAGATAAGACCTTCTCATAGCCCTTAAAAACAACTAATAACCAGGTCTTTCCTTTCAACTTCCCATCAGTGCCACTATTAAAGTGCCATTATTTAATAAAGGAAAAGTCTTGCTGCTTTGATGAGAACTGATCCTGATCTAGAGGCCTTTTATCATATCTATATATAGACagatacaattttattttaaaacgcATATTTTCAGGGAAGGGTCTGCGCAGGCACAATGAAGCTGTAATATAAGGGATTCCCAGCCCCACAGTGTGTGATGTGTGTCCCCTGGTATATAAAGTTCACCTTCTTCTCTTATCAGGGGTCAAGTGGAGCAGAAGGACAGACTAGTTGTGTTATGCTACTGAGTAAAAGTATAGAGAGGAAAGTCCAAAACCTAACTGCTCCATAAGTGCTATTTGCATCCTTGTTCATTAAGTGGAAAACAGGACAGATgttgaaatgttttcatattctttttggTGCTGGAGTTGGTTaacatttttctccctgctccttgGAAACAGCTAATACAGGAATACTTCATTCTTTTAGTCCATTAAAAAGATTGATGTTGCAAAGGAATAGGTTATTTTTAGGCTTGTCATAAGCTGTAAATTTCTATCCCTGTAAAACTTTCAAATGGTGTTTTGCTTAGACAGTAGTCATAGCTAGTAGTTTTCTGCAATATCAGAATGAATTCATCCAACTTTGCCCAGCAGCCATTTGCAAGATACAATATGGGACTTGAGCAGGATTCAAGGGAAGTAAATATGACCCAGTACATAGTCTCTACAACAGAAAATACGGGGCCACTGAAGGACATGGCAAATAACTGTTAATATTACATACCGTAAGTGCATTTGTGTGAatgccttctttcttttaaagtggAGTAAAtgttttgatggaaaaaaatgaataaacctctagagtaatttttttctggaggaatACAACTTCTTACAGGATGATGCCCGTTCTCAAATTACTGTGGCCTGGATCCGTTAAAATGGATCCTACTGAATCATCACTTTGATTCCTTGTTCCAGTCTGAATTTTCTTTATGTAGCTTCTACTCTCACTCACTTGTGAGATCTCACAGAGACAGATTGCAGGATTTGAATTTAGATTTGTGTAGAACATTTGGTTCAAACatatttaaaacactttgaaaacTGAGGCTGGAGCTTGAGAAGATGCATGCCAAACACCggcatttgtttttaaagtgcaa contains these protein-coding regions:
- the LOC104255537 gene encoding 2-oxoglutarate receptor 1, whose amino-acid sequence is MNTTNDDLVNPTTWQDTEGHFSSWTDVDVGLKTLYLPIMYSIIFLVGFPGNVIAICVYSFKMRPQKSNTIIMLNLALTDLLYLTSLPFLIHYYASGEHWIFGEFMCKFIRFGFRFNLYSSILFLTCFSAFRYVVVVHPVKFFHIQRKRWTAVACTAVWVISLAAVSPINFLDSSKEAHNRSLCLDLTSNENLGTVRWYNWLLTGLAFFLPLLTVTLCYALIIYTLATGPHTQACYKQKARRLTVILLVVFYVCFLPFHVFWAARIELRLCPVSCHVEKQIYSAYIVSRPLAALNTCGNLLLYVVIGGNFQQAILSLSRCKWSK